The nucleotide sequence caatcgattaggTTAAGTATATGTGTCTAAGATTCGATTCcgatgaaaaacatatttctcgatgatattttaaaaaatatatagcataagcgaaaaaattaaaatgaaaataatattatagTCATCCCAACAAGTTATGATACCAGAAATATTCCACAGGAGACACCTCTAGCATTGAATTACCGTAAAACGGCATGCTAACACCACCAGTATGGCCTGTCGGGGGGCCGTAATGGGTGGTTGGCAGCGATGAATTTAATTTGGCGTCGACATTGGAGGAGCCAGCTGAGTCCTTGCCCGTAAGCCTCTGAACCACTGATTTGAAGTTCACAGGGTCAGTTTGAACGTACTGGGTATCAATAAATACCACCTTCACCTCTTCACGAGCCATCGCTGAATCAATCTGTATACAGTTTCGGCCgcttgattaattaattttgcgAAGCTTTTTTGGATTCAGTCTGAAGTGAGAGTATCGGGTTATATAGAGAGGTAAGTGACAAGACAGAGTCAACAAGAGTGGAATCCGTACGTACGGCAACAGTTTGGTAAGCAGTCGAAGGAGACTTTGATCAACTGTTAGTCCAGACCATTTCTCTGCTACTTCTGTATGATTGGCTTTGGGTTTGATGGACGTACTTTCGTGTTTGGTCAAAGCTGACAACTTGGAATTGCATGGCAAAAGCCCATGGTTATGCATATGAGGCCTCTGGGTTATTGGTTTATTACTCCTGATACggttgggggaaaaaaaagccCACTAGGCCCAACAACATCATATTAGTCTACTAGAGTATTAGCCTTTTAGGACAACTTCAATGGTGTTCTATTtattgggtcaacaaaaatgttaacccagtctcacctctattacacaaaaaatcaagccAACCACGTCTTCCAATACatctacatcaacaaaacacaaatttctataaattatctcttcccacccaacaacatttcatgcctccatgttgtctccaacaaaactacaccaaaacacacaaTCTCAATAcgaccacatcagcaaaacacgtctctcaatacagacatatcaacaaaacacattttcaatacaaccacatcaacaaaagataacaactttgttggcccaacaacagtttagggcaaatgcaatggttggtGGATAATGGGGATAGTAAACTGTATTGggaaatgtgttttgctgatgtggataggAATGAAAATGTATTGTCTCTTGTCATTATACAATGGTGTTAAATAGATATTGGTATGAGTTAGTTAATTTTGATGGTAAATGTTTAAATaacatacaacaatatatatactcctcaaaatgattttctattaaattacattaaccataatacttattttaattaataaaattttacaccaaataaatacaatatttaaaaaaaaagagtaaatgatggaagaaaaaaatttaaaaaaaaatgtaaatgcaGTTGGTGCTATGTGCGGGCCCACACTAATTAGGCAAGTTGATGCCCCAATAGAAGTCTTTGTTCCCCAAATTGGTCCAGTAACTTTGATTGCCAAAAAGCCTACCATTGTATGGATTGTACCTCTCCATTTCCCATTAAAGATCCATTTAACCTATCCATTCTTGCCAAAAAacccaccattgcatttgcccttaccattgcaagtgcccttagGTTGTCTTGACCagatcttcctctttttttcctcAACGATCGGGATTACACAATAACCAACAAATCACGCAGTCTGGACAAACACATAAAAGATTAATCATATGCTGATATGCTTATACCTCTCGTGCCTAGAGCGACTTGTTTTAAGATTGCGAGGCACTTGCATCATGATATTTGAGACAGCTTAAGGCGCAACTATATATGTTtttaggataatgcttgagacccccaaaagactccaatttaatatggagtgttggattTGAAGTGGgctctacatgtgtgtttttaatcaatgactattttaatgtcacatagatttggagaacttttgggggtctctagcattgtccatgATATTATATTTGCTAAGGTAACGGTAACTCCGTTCTACATGTTAGGATTGGACTTAATTCAAGCGTAATTGTGCAATGGGCTAACCGATGAGTACTCCGACGCAATGGCGGTAACTCGCTCGACTATGCAATTGTTTTCTATGTTACTAGATATGTCGGTTTGTTGTATGGACACCAGTAGATGGttgcttgaaattgaatgtTGATGGGACTTTTGTTTAAGGAGTGTAATGTTATGGAAGTAGGGGTAGTGTTTAAGAATGCTTGCCTAGAGGTTGGAATGGTCATGGCTAAGAGTAAAACACGGTTGGAATGGTCATGGCTGAGAGTAAAGCAGGCTCTGTGGAGCTATTAGTATGTGAACTGATTGCCATTACGAGGACCCTTCATGTTACAATAGATAAAGGTGTGTCGAATTTTGGATCGGAGGAAGACTCAATCAAGAAAATTATGCCCTTAACAAGCAAGAAGTATGACAAATTGCTTATGAGAAACTTCATTCAACATGCCAAACATGTGTGACGAGAGGAGACTTCGGTATCTCATGCTCTTGCCCGTTTATCACAGAATTTGTCAAACATGTGTGACGAGAGGAGACTTCGGTATCTCATGCTCTCGCCCGTTTATCACAGAATTTACATGGTTTAAGAGTTAATGCACATGTTAACGGTGATTGCTTATCAGTATGTGCGACAAAAGGGTAACTCGTTCGCTTGCACCCTTGTTCGTTTATCATACAATATAGACGGTTTATTTTTAAATTGAGAAAATGTATATTATATAGGCTTAGAGGGAAGAAAAAACATATATTCGGAGTATAAATAAATACTTTGGtttctaaaataaataaataaaagctgaaaaagattgaaaataattactatttgttttctttctttgtatTCTGCCCCAACATTCATCAACCTCGATTATATTTTTCAGGCTTTTCTTCTCACTCACAATGTTCTCCTGatccttcatcactttcatgtCTCTCCCCACCAAACGCCCTGCCCACAGCACCACCACTAGCAGCTCAACCTCCCATTTTGCCCCTATGAAGAAGGCCAAGTCCCAGGCGGTGGCCTGCTCCCTCGACTCCTCCAACAGGAACGGCCTCCACCACCACGCTTCCGCAGATGATGAAGTCGTCTTCGACACCTCTTCTATGGCCATTGACGACGATCTCAAGCTCGACGATCGTGTCCATCCTCCCGCTGCCAATCTCTCCCGCAAAAAGGCCACGCCTCCTCAGCCTGTCAAGAAGCTCGTTATTAAGCTCCTTAAAGGTTTAATTTTGCTCTTCttatttggtttttatttttttttcgttATTTCTTTGTGGAGTCGTGTGGAATGGAGAATTTGGAGGTCGTTGTTGCGTATTTAGGAATTGAGGGTTTTGTCACTCCCGGGACGATGTAAGGAAGCTGGATATCCAGTGCGTTTGGTTTAATTAATTGAGTGAAGCTTAGAATTGTTTGTGTTTTCGATATGTGTACTGATTGAATTCACTAGTTCATACGGTAAATTGAGTAATTGATTGGGCTTGGGATGCATTCATTTCATAAGAATTCTATGCAATTCATTTCATTTTGGATGTTGatatgtttgttattattgaagCCACTTTTGCAAGTGCTTTAGTCTCATAGCACTCGCAGTTTAATTTGAGCTTAGTTCTTCGTTTTGCAAAGCAAGGGCTTTATTCTCATAGCACTATTCTTTAGTTTATCTACTAATACTATTAATGGTAATTCTCAAGTTCCATTCTGAAAAGGTAAGTGTTAAGTTTTACATGGTTATTATGGTCTTTGGATGCACCTATTATCCATGATTGTCTctttactatttttttccttaacGCTGGGTTGTGGTTCTTTCTGAGGGttgtgtgtattttttttttaaaaatttttaaaaaattctttaGTATGCCTTTGGTGGCGACTATTTCCTGTGGTTCATATACAGGTTATTCTGAAGTGAGTATGTAgtgtattttttgataattgattaGTATGCCTGCACTGAAAACAACTGGCCTGTAGTTCTTGTGTAGGTTCTTTTCAAATGTTATGTTGAAGTCTTTAATGATGTATTGGTAATGTGCAGGTACATAAATCCCtggttatttaaaaaaaaaaaaagaagattaacAACTTAAAAAATGCTGGGGTCCATGACCCTGATTCGAATTGATAATTAATGGTGCCTTACTTATATCAACCAGGAAATCGAGTATTCTTGATATACGAGTGTCATACCAATGCATAGTGTACAACTATAAAGGTTTCAGCTTTCAACAAAGTGTAAAAGTATTAGCATTATTAAAGTTCTGAATGGTCAAAGTTTTTTGGTATGATTCCCACTGAAAAGGTTAGAGGTAAACTCCATCATTAATTGTTCAATATTTTCACGTGAAGGCAAACCATCGCTGCCCACCAACTTCGAGGAGGATACTTGGGCGAAGCTGAAGGCTGCTATTGAAGCTATATTTTTGAAGCAACCAAATTCTTGTGACTTGGAGAAGCTTTATCAGGTAGATCAtactatctctctctctcaaatttgGTTGCTTTTCAATGTGAACTCTTTCTTGCTACACTCATGATGAACCTATTGTTTTGTTCTTAGGCTGTCAACAATCTTTGCCTGCACAAGATGGGGGGAAATCTTTATCAACGAATAGAAAAGGAGTGTGAAGCCCATATTTTTGTTGCTCTGCAGTCTTTGGTTGGTCAAAGTCCTGATTTAGTGGTCTTCTTATCTCTTGTTGAGAGATGTTGGCAGGATGTATGCGATCAGATATTGATGATTCGTGGTATAGCCTTGTATCTGGATAGAACATATGTGAAACAAACCCCAAATGTGCGATCGTTGTGGGACATGGGCTTGCAACTTTTCCGGAAACATCTTTCTTTGTCTTCTGAAGTCGAGCACAAAACTGTAACTGGACTTTTAAGAATGATTGAGAGTGAAAGGTAATCCTATAGTATTTCAACTTCAATTAAGCATAAGTATCTGAATTTCTCTGTTGCTTTTGTGATGCGGAATGGAAAAATCCTAAAATTCCAT is from Tripterygium wilfordii isolate XIE 37 chromosome 14, ASM1340144v1, whole genome shotgun sequence and encodes:
- the LOC120014054 gene encoding uncharacterized protein LOC120014054 — translated: MAREEVKVVFIDTQYVQTDPVNFKSVVQRLTGKDSAGSSNVDAKLNSSLPTTHYGPPTGHTGGVSMPFYGNSMLEVSPVEYFWYHNLLG